In Halobacteroides halobius DSM 5150, the genomic window ATTTGCCTTATTATTACGATTAAATGGAGATTTGTTTCCTATGGCATTTAAAATTGCTTTACCAATTTTAGCAACATTATTTATTGTGGATTTATCTTTTGGTTTGGTAGCTAGAACTGTACCACAATTAAATGTTTTCATGCTAGGATTACCTTTAAAGCTTTTGGTAGGATTAATAATATTAACTATTACTTTACCTAATTATATCAGTTTTTTGGAGACTACTTTTAAAAATGTATTTAAGAATATCTATGCTGTATTAAAATTAATAGGATAAGGGGGGATAAGTATGCCTGATGAAGAGAAAACGGAGGACCCCACCCCCAAACGAAGGCAAGAAGCAAGAAAAGAAGGACAAGTAGCTCAAAGTAAAGAGTTAAATAGTGCTTTAACTTTATTATTTAGTTTTATAATCTTTTATTTTACAATGTCTAAAATGATAAAAGAAATAATTGAATTTTTAACTAAAGTATATACTCAATATTTTACTATGCAATTATCTGCTCATAATTTTCATACTTTATTTATTGAAATAATGTTCTTTATTTTAAAGTTGGTAGCTCCAATTATGATTGGTGTAGCTGCAATTGGGGTTTTAGCTATTTACTTGCAGATTGGTTTTTTATTTACGACTAAACCATTAAAACCTAGTTTTAGTAAACTGAATCCAATCGAAGGCTTTAAACAATTATTTTCTAAACGATCTGTAGTTGAATTAATTAAATCATTATTTAAAATAGGAGTTATAGGTTATATATGTTATATAACTATAGCTGGAATAGTCCCTGAATTAGTTTTATTAACTCAAGGTGGAGTTGAGATAGCTTTGAATTTATTAGCAGATACTGCTTATTCTCTAGGAATGAGGGTTAGTGCTGCTTTTATAATATTAGGGATAGCTGATTTATTTTATCAAAAGTGGGAGCATACACAACAGCTGAAGATGAGTAAAAAGGAAGTAGAAGATGAACAAAAAGAACAAGACGGAAATCCAGAAGTTAAGTCTGAGCGTCAGAAGAGACAACAAGAGATGGCCCAAAGTAGGATGATGCAAGATGTGCCTGATGCTGATGTAGTAATTACTAACCCTACTCATATAGCAGTAGCTCTTAAGTTTGATATAGAGACAATGGAGGCTCCTGTAGTAGTAGCTATGGGCCAAGATGAAGTAGCTCGCAAGATAAAAGAAGTTGCCAAAGAATATGAAATTGAAATAGTCGAAGAGAAACCATTAGCTAGAGCTTTATATAAGATGGTAGATATTGGAGATCAAATTCCTGCCGAGTTATATCAGGCAGTAGCTGGAATATTAGCTTATGTCTATAAGTTAGATAGAAAAGTGTGAAAAATGAGTGTGAGGAAAGAAAGGAGGTTTTAAGATTTGGCTTCAACTTCACAAGGTTTAGTAGGGAGTATAAGTGAGTATAATGATTTAATTTTTGCTATAGCAGTAATTATGATTGTAGTAATGTTTATTATTCCTTTACCAACTATTTTATTAGATATATTATTAACTTTAAATATTAGTTTAGCATTGACTATATTATTAGTAGCTATGTATTTATCTGATCCTTTAGAGTTATCTGTCTTTCCCTCATTACTATTAATTGCTACTCTTTTTCGCCTAGGCTTGAATGTATCAACCACTAGATTAATCTTAAGTCAAGGGAGTGCAGGACAGGTAATAGAAGCTTTTGGTAGCTTTGTATTAGGTGGTAATTACATCGTTGGGGTAGTTATCTTTATTATTTTAGTAGTTATTCAATTTATGGTAATTACTAAAGGATCGGAGCGTGTATCAGAGGTTACAGCTAGATTTACTTTAGATGCTATGCCTGGAAAGCAAATGAGTATTGATGCCGATTTAAGTTCTGGTTTAATCACAGAAGCGGAAGCAAGGGCCAAACGAGAAAAAATCAGACAAGAAGCAGATTTTTATGGTGCTATGGATGGTGCCAGTAAATTTGTTAAAGGAGATGCTATTGCTGGAATTGTCATTACCTTAATTAATATTTTAGGTGGTTTGACTATTGGTGTTATTCAACAAGGAATGCCTATTACAGATGCTTTACAAACATATACTTTATTAACAGTAGGTGATGGACTAGTCAGTCAAATCCCAGCTTTATTAATCTCTACTGCGACTGGTATTGTAGTAACTCGTGCTGCTTCAGAAGGTAATTTAGGATCTGATTTTACTAAGCAGTTATTTGCTCAACCTAAGGCTTTATGGTTAGTTGCAGGTGTATTATCTATCTTAGGTATTTTAACGCCACTACCTACAATACCTTTTGTAGGATTAGCTTTATTATTTGCTGGATTAAGTTATTTATTATACGAAAATCAACAAACAGCTCAATTAGAGGAAGAATTTAAAGAAGAAGACCAAGAGGCTGAAGAATATCGAGAAGAAGAAAGTATTGCTGATTTATTACAGGTTGATCCAATGGAGCTAGAAGTCGGTTATAATTTGATTCCCTTAGTAGTGCCTGAACAAGGAGGGGATTTATTAGATCGGGTATCAATGATTAGACGTCAGTGTGCTTTGGAGTTAGGAATTGTAATTCCTCCTATTAGAATTAGAGATAATATGCAACTTGAACCAGATTATTACCAAGTGAATTTAAGAGGGATTCAGATAGCCAGTCATGAAATTAAGGTAGATAAGTATATGGCTATGGATTCTGGGATGGCTACTGAGGAAATCCAAGGGATAGAGACTACAGAACCTGCTTTTGATTTACCAGCTTTATGGATTGATGAAGAGCAGAAAGAAAGAGCAGAAATGTCTGGTTATACAGTAGTCGATCCTCCATCAGTGATGGCTACTCATTTGACTGAATTAGTTAAAGACCATGCTTATGAATTATTAGGTAGACAAGAGGTTAAAGAGTTAATTGATAATGTAAAAGAAGACTACCCAGCAGTGGTTGATGAATTAATTCCCGATTTATTATCAATTGGTCAAGTACAAAAAGTGTTACAGAATTTATTAAAAGAGAGGGTCTCTGTTCGTGATTTAGTCTCTATCTTAGAGGTTTTAGCAGACCAGGCACACAATACTCAAGATACAGATATTCTAACTGAATATGTAAGGCAAGATGCTTTATCACGACAAATCTCTAAAAAATACAAAGATGAACAAGGTAATTTACATGTATTAACTTTAGATTCTCAGGTTGAAGAAACTATTTCTAATTCAATCGAGCAGACTGAACAAGGCAGTTATATTGCTTTAGATCCTAACTTAGCTCAACAGATTTATAATAGTTTAGCCCAGATGGTAGAGCAAATGGTAAACCAAGGCTATGACCCAATAGTACTTACATCTCCAATTTTAAGATTTCATTTTAAAGAGTTAACTGAACAAGTGGTACCTAACTTAACTGTTCTATCCTTTAATGAACTAGAATCTGATGTTAATGTGCAAAATCTAGGGGCGGTGACAATATAATGAAAGTAAAAAAATACCAAGCTGATAATATGCAGGAGGCCATGTTAAAGGTTAAATCAGACTTAGGATCTGATGCTATTATTTTACATAGTCGTAAGTTTAAAAAGGGTGGTTTTTTTGGTTTTTTTGCTAAAAAAAAGGTTGAAGTTGTAGCTACTGTAGAGCCAGAGCCTGCAACTGATTCTAAAGATAGCAAGGAGTTAAAAGGTGAATTAGATCAAATGAAGGGGATGATGAATAATTTAATGGGGGAGATTCAAAAGAGTAAGGAAGAATCTCTTGCTGTTACAGGAAATCCCATTTTACAAAAGGTTGTAGAGGCTCTTTTAAATTTAGGGATTGATTATTCTACTGCTCAAGATTTGGCCCGTAAGATTGTCAAAAAGACTCAGGGTCAGGTAGATGATGCAGAAAAATTACAGCAAATATTAAAGGCTGAATTTGAAAATGTAATTAATGATATTGAACCTATTAAATTAGAAGATGATAAAACTAAGGTAGTAGCTATGGTAGGGCCAACTGGTGTAGGAAAGACTACAACTCTAGCTAAATTAGCTGCCAATTTTTCTTTATTGGAAGGAAAGAAAGTAGGTTTAGTTACAGCAGATACTTATCGGATTGCTGCTGTAGATCAACTAAAGACATATAGTGAGATTATCGATTTACCTTTAGAAGTTGCTTTTACCCCCCAAGAACTAACAACAGCTATTGATAAGTATCAAGGTTATGATTTAGTATTAGTTGATACAGCAGGTAGGAGCCAAAATAATCAAATGCATATTTCAGAATTAAAGAGTTTTATTAAAAAGAGTGAAATAGATGAAGTTTATTTAGTTTTAAGTGCAACCACTAAAACTAGTGATTTAAAGAAGATTATTAAGGTGTATACAGAGTTAGAGATTAATAAATTGATTTTAACCAAATTAGATGAAACTGATTCCTTAGGCATTGTCTTTGAAGCTGCTTTAGAAGCTAATAAACCTCTTTCTTATGTAACTGTAGGCCAAGACGTTCCAGAAGATATTAAGTTACCTGAGTCTAAAGAATTAATTGATGATATCTTAGAGGGGTTAGACTTATGAAAGATCAAGCAGAAAAGCTAAGAAATTTAGTTAAGAGTAAGAAACAGAAGGAAAAAAAAGAAAAGCAAGTTAAAAAAGAGACTAGGGATCGGAATTCAGCTTCTATCTATGCTGTGACAAGTGGTAAAGGTGGAGTGGGAAAGTCTAATTTTGTAGCTAACTTGGCCCTAGGGTTACAACAGGAAGGAAAAAAGGTGATAGTCTTTGATGCTGATTTAGGATTAGCTAATCTGGATGTTATTTTAGGAGTTACTCCTAATTATAATCTAAATCATGTTATAAGTGGAACAAAGAGTTTAGAAGAAATTATTATAGCAGGTCCAGAAGGGTTAGCTTTAATTCCTGGTGGTTCTGGCATTGAAGACTTAGCTAATTTATCCCAATATCAAATAAATAATTTAATAGATCATTGGCATAAAATAGAAAATAAATATGATATAATATTAATTGATACAGGAGCAGGTTTATCTAATAGTGTACTTGATTTTGTCTTAGCTGCTGATGAAGTAATTGTTATTTCAACACCTGAGCCCACATCAGTTACAGATGCTTATGGAGTTATAAAAGTAATTAATACCCATGATGCAGATGCTAAAATAAAATTAGTTATTAATCAGGTAGATAGTCGCAATGAAGGAGAACGAATTGGAAGACGGTTATCTAATACAGCCAAAGAATTTTTAAATCAAGAGATTGATTTTTTGGGTGAATTACCGACAGATAAGGCAGTAGTTAAAGCAGTTAAGAAACGAAGGCCATTTCTTTTAGAATACCCCCATGCTAAGATTGCAAAGAGCATTAATCAAATAGTATTAGAATTACTAGATAAAGAACCCAAGAAATCTCAAGGGATTACTGGATTTTTTAGTGATTTATTAAGTTTTAATTAAAGGAGGGGTGCCATGAGAGAAGGTAGAGTTATTAAAAAATTTGATGTGAGTAAAAAGTTAGAGGTTAACCAGCAAGTAGAGTGTGAATTGTTAGGTGGTAAGTATGAAGGAGAATACTCTATTAAAGTAGCTGATATAAGTGATGATCAAAATTTTATAGTTAATGCTCCTTATATTAAAGGACATCCAATTAAATTAGCCGTTAATACAAGATTTAACATTAAGTTAAAGGATGATAATGGGATTTATATATTGCCAGTCAAGGTAACTGGTAGGCAGTTTGATGCTACAGAATTATTATCTGTAAAGTTACGAGAACCGGTTACTAAAATTCAGGAACGCCAGTTTTTTAGACTAGAGGTCTATAAGAATTTAAATTATAGGTTAATAGCTAATAATCAAGAGGATTTAGAAGCTAAAGGAGGTATAGATGAAATTATTGCAGGGGAGGTTAATGAATTACCTGCATTTGATAAAGAAGGAAAGGTAAGGGATATGAGTGCTGGTGGTTTGAAATTATTTACTGCTGAAAGGTTAGGGCTAAATCAAATAATAGAGATTGAGATTAATTTTATTAATGCTTCTTTTAATACAGTGTGTGGAGAAGTAGTCAGGGTAGATAAACAGGATGCAGAGACAGAAGAAATCTATGAGGTAGGGATAGAATTTATTGAATGTCGCCGAAGACAAAGAGACCAAATTACTAAATGGTTATTTGATAAACAGAGAGAATTAAGACAAAAAGGACTTCTTTAGATTACAATATAGTAAGAGGTGATTAAAATGCCATTGGATGATGAACTATCTGATTTAAATCCGTTAGAATTAGATGCATTAAAAGAGGTAGCAAGTATTGGGGCCGGAAATGCTGCTACCTCTTTATCTAGGATGATTGATAGTAAGATAGAAATGAGTGTTCCTAAAGTTGATATTTTACCAGTCGCTGATGTACCTGAGATAATTGGTGGAGCAGAGAAATTAATAGCAGCTGTTTTAGTTAGAATAGAAGGTGAGATAAATGGTGGGGTTTTATTTACTTTAGATACAGCAAGTGCTAATTTATTAATTGAGTTATTAACTGGGATGGATATTAATATTGAAGAGGAGATGGGAGAATTAGAAGCTTCAGCTCTAAAAGAAATAGGTAATATCTTAACCGGGGCCAACCTTAATGCTTTTTCCAAAATGTTAAATATTAAAATCAAACCCCAAGTTCCTGCTTTAGCTTATGATATGTCAGGAGCGATTTTAGAAGTTTGTTTTATAGAATTAGGTCAAGTTGGTGATTACGCTTTAGTAATTGAGACAGATTTTTTAAGTGACCTAGAAGAAGATATTAATGGAAACTTCTTTTTAATTCCTAATCCGGACTCTTTACAAGTTATCTTAAATAAACTTGGTGTATCAGATGTCTAAGAGAATAAGAGTTAGAATGGCTGATATAAAGGTAGGTCAAGCAGATGATATTATTATCACTTCCGGATTGGGTTCCTGTATTGGACTTACCTTATATGATTCTAGAACTAAAGTTGGAGGGATGGCCCATATTATGCTACCTAAATTTCCTGCTAATAAAAAGAAAGGGAATCCAGCTAAGTATGCTGATACAGCAATAGAGATGTT contains:
- a CDS encoding chemotaxis protein CheC, with the translated sequence MPLDDELSDLNPLELDALKEVASIGAGNAATSLSRMIDSKIEMSVPKVDILPVADVPEIIGGAEKLIAAVLVRIEGEINGGVLFTLDTASANLLIELLTGMDINIEEEMGELEASALKEIGNILTGANLNAFSKMLNIKIKPQVPALAYDMSGAILEVCFIELGQVGDYALVIETDFLSDLEEDINGNFFLIPNPDSLQVILNKLGVSDV
- a CDS encoding MinD/ParA family protein; this encodes MKDQAEKLRNLVKSKKQKEKKEKQVKKETRDRNSASIYAVTSGKGGVGKSNFVANLALGLQQEGKKVIVFDADLGLANLDVILGVTPNYNLNHVISGTKSLEEIIIAGPEGLALIPGGSGIEDLANLSQYQINNLIDHWHKIENKYDIILIDTGAGLSNSVLDFVLAADEVIVISTPEPTSVTDAYGVIKVINTHDADAKIKLVINQVDSRNEGERIGRRLSNTAKEFLNQEIDFLGELPTDKAVVKAVKKRRPFLLEYPHAKIAKSINQIVLELLDKEPKKSQGITGFFSDLLSFN
- the flhA gene encoding flagellar biosynthesis protein FlhA, whose protein sequence is MASTSQGLVGSISEYNDLIFAIAVIMIVVMFIIPLPTILLDILLTLNISLALTILLVAMYLSDPLELSVFPSLLLIATLFRLGLNVSTTRLILSQGSAGQVIEAFGSFVLGGNYIVGVVIFIILVVIQFMVITKGSERVSEVTARFTLDAMPGKQMSIDADLSSGLITEAEARAKREKIRQEADFYGAMDGASKFVKGDAIAGIVITLINILGGLTIGVIQQGMPITDALQTYTLLTVGDGLVSQIPALLISTATGIVVTRAASEGNLGSDFTKQLFAQPKALWLVAGVLSILGILTPLPTIPFVGLALLFAGLSYLLYENQQTAQLEEEFKEEDQEAEEYREEESIADLLQVDPMELEVGYNLIPLVVPEQGGDLLDRVSMIRRQCALELGIVIPPIRIRDNMQLEPDYYQVNLRGIQIASHEIKVDKYMAMDSGMATEEIQGIETTEPAFDLPALWIDEEQKERAEMSGYTVVDPPSVMATHLTELVKDHAYELLGRQEVKELIDNVKEDYPAVVDELIPDLLSIGQVQKVLQNLLKERVSVRDLVSILEVLADQAHNTQDTDILTEYVRQDALSRQISKKYKDEQGNLHVLTLDSQVEETISNSIEQTEQGSYIALDPNLAQQIYNSLAQMVEQMVNQGYDPIVLTSPILRFHFKELTEQVVPNLTVLSFNELESDVNVQNLGAVTI
- a CDS encoding flagellar brake protein; this translates as MREGRVIKKFDVSKKLEVNQQVECELLGGKYEGEYSIKVADISDDQNFIVNAPYIKGHPIKLAVNTRFNIKLKDDNGIYILPVKVTGRQFDATELLSVKLREPVTKIQERQFFRLEVYKNLNYRLIANNQEDLEAKGGIDEIIAGEVNELPAFDKEGKVRDMSAGGLKLFTAERLGLNQIIEIEINFINASFNTVCGEVVRVDKQDAETEEIYEVGIEFIECRRRQRDQITKWLFDKQRELRQKGLL
- a CDS encoding flagellar biosynthesis protein FlhF; protein product: MKVKKYQADNMQEAMLKVKSDLGSDAIILHSRKFKKGGFFGFFAKKKVEVVATVEPEPATDSKDSKELKGELDQMKGMMNNLMGEIQKSKEESLAVTGNPILQKVVEALLNLGIDYSTAQDLARKIVKKTQGQVDDAEKLQQILKAEFENVINDIEPIKLEDDKTKVVAMVGPTGVGKTTTLAKLAANFSLLEGKKVGLVTADTYRIAAVDQLKTYSEIIDLPLEVAFTPQELTTAIDKYQGYDLVLVDTAGRSQNNQMHISELKSFIKKSEIDEVYLVLSATTKTSDLKKIIKVYTELEINKLILTKLDETDSLGIVFEAALEANKPLSYVTVGQDVPEDIKLPESKELIDDILEGLDL
- the flhB gene encoding flagellar biosynthesis protein FlhB; protein product: MPDEEKTEDPTPKRRQEARKEGQVAQSKELNSALTLLFSFIIFYFTMSKMIKEIIEFLTKVYTQYFTMQLSAHNFHTLFIEIMFFILKLVAPIMIGVAAIGVLAIYLQIGFLFTTKPLKPSFSKLNPIEGFKQLFSKRSVVELIKSLFKIGVIGYICYITIAGIVPELVLLTQGGVEIALNLLADTAYSLGMRVSAAFIILGIADLFYQKWEHTQQLKMSKKEVEDEQKEQDGNPEVKSERQKRQQEMAQSRMMQDVPDADVVITNPTHIAVALKFDIETMEAPVVVAMGQDEVARKIKEVAKEYEIEIVEEKPLARALYKMVDIGDQIPAELYQAVAGILAYVYKLDRKV